Below is a genomic region from Echinicola rosea.
GGGGAAAAAGCTCTTTGATATCCTCAGTAGCAGGTAAGGATTCATCCTCCGGATCACGTATCCAATCCAGTTTGGTATTTAAATCATTGGGGGCGCGTTTGGTCCCTTTTCCTTTGATGAGATTAATAGTGGCTAACTTTTTAGAATAATCATTTGTGATCAAGACAATTCCAGCATTGTATTCTACAGTATCTTTTGGGCTGATATCCAGCAACTGTTCACCTGCCCCCCAGCTGTGAAGTGTCGAAAACAGCTCCTTGTCTATGGACTCAATGAACAGATCGGTCTTAAATATGCCTTCTAATGGCCCCTTTGGGTAGGCATAGAGGGTCTCTCCTGATAGCTTGATTTCAAAGTAATCTTCAAATTTCCCGGTTATTCCTTTCAGTCCATGGTCTGCCAAAAAGGCCTTCATCATCTTGGACCTGGCAGCGGGAATCGCATAGTTTAGTTCAGTGGGGTATTGTTGTATCCGTTCATAAAACCATAAAAAGGCATTTTTGATCAAAATATCCCTTTGATAATTACATGACAATACGATCTTATCCTTCTTAATATCAACGGAGAGCTCGTAGAGATGGGAATAATCGGACAAATGGTAAACGAAATGATTGGGGGTGATCGCTATATTTTCCAATCTGCACTCCCACCCGCTATAGTCGCCAATAAATTCCAGGTTTTTCAGCAATACGCTGGGGTCATTTTTATCCAGACCAACCTCCATAGGGTTCATGGGGTTCAAGGCTTTTTCTTTTGTCTTTTTGGGAATGCGGATAGTACGATTCTTATGATCCAAAAGATATAGCAAAGCCGCTGCAGTATGCTTACATTCTAAATTTTCCTCGAAGTAGATACAATCGCAAGATGCTATGTCTCCTTCCCAAAAATCCATCTGCGCTTCTGCTCCATCAAGGGTGACTTCAACTTCATAAAAAGGCTGGGCATTCCCTTCTACCAAAAAGTTGAATGCTCGATAATAGGCGTTCACATTGTTCAGTTCGCAAGCGCCATTTTGAAAAAGCTGTTTTCCTCTTTGGAGAATAGTTGGGGAAAAATAGTCCAGTTCTATTCTTATACAGGTGATTTCCTCAGTTGTTAACTTCATGTGATTCTTGTAAAGAAATTAGCTTTTTAGCAGCTGCAAAATAAGTTGAAATAATGAACATGAAAAGAAGCGACAAATCAATTAATGGGAACGTTTCCTGATTTTCAATACCTCATCAAGAATGCGCTTTGTAATTAGTCGTTTCATGTCAAACCGGAAACCCCTATGAGAAGTTTAGTAGTTACCTGAGCTCGACTTAATTTTAGTATAAAAAGCGTCATACGAACCCTTTTAAGGAGGATGTGGGTTGGAAAAGGGTGTGGCAACTCGCCGCGGCGAGCTGCCACGGCTTCCACCCGCTCAGGCCTACCTCTAAGCCTCGCAGTGACGATTTTATAATCGAACTGAGGTTATTTATAAAGTTATTAACTTATAAATAGTCTTCTCTAAGCTTTACAAACTGAAACATATCACCCACAGTATTGTTCTTGATAAACCCACCTTTGAGTATGGCTTCTTCTTCAAATCCCGCCTTCTGCAGTACCCGCATGCAAGGTACATTGAAGTCATAGACCGTAGCGAAGACCCGCAGGACTTCAAAGTTCTTGAAGAGATAAGGAACGAAAAGCTTGACGGCTTCTGTGGCGATACCTTGTCCCCAAAAAGGCTCGCCCAGCCAAAAGCCAAGTTCCATATTAGTGCGGAGTTCATTTTCTCCTTTGTGGATACCGATGGCGCCGACAAGAGTGCCGTCTTTTTCTATGGCAAAATTTTGAGGTGGATTGAATTTGATATTGTGCTCGATCCAGAAGCGGGCATGGTGAAGGGTATAGGGCTGGGGAAAGCTATCTTTTAAGTTTTTGGCAATGGCAGGATTGTTGGCCAAAGGGTACAGTTTGTGGAAATGCTGTCCGCCCCAGGTATTTAGCGTGATACCATGTTCTCCTTCGATTTTCATATACAGCGTTAAGTTTTTTTGATGAACTAAATGACTTTGCACCCACTGCATATTCTATACCTAAAATCAGCTCCTACAGAAAAAAAATGGTTCTATATGATTTACTGTGGGTAACTTTTATTTTGTTTGGCAAATTATAGCGTGACGATCACTTTGTTATAGTATTACTTTTTTGCTTCAGGACAAAAAAGTAACCAAAAAATCCCGCTGCGGTGAACGATTTCGGCTAAAATCAAAGCCAGCACTCGCGAAGGAAAACTCGTTCATTTGAGCAGTAAACCAACTTTTTGTGCTGATTCACGTCAGACAAGCCTGCGCCTTTTCCAGCCCACTTCTTTGATTTCTTAACGTCAAATACCTCAAGGCAGAACAGGAAATTCCCCAGTGGAAAAGATGATGAATCAACGGTAAAATAACCGACATTTTATCTTAAGCCACTATAATCCATATAGAGCAAAAAAAATAATGTCAAGAAAAAAGCATGGAAGTTAGTCTTCCATGCCGCTGTTTTTGAGTCTTTCTGCATTTTCTGCAAAGCGCAGTGCACTTGTAAATTCCTCGAGGTTACCATCCATTACATCGGGAAGGTTATAGACAGTCTTGTTTATCCGGTGATCGGTTACCCGGCTTTGGGGGTAGTTATAGGTTCTGATCTTGTCGGATCGGTCACCGCTGCCTACCATTGATTTTCGCTGGGCGCCCACCTCTTCGTTATGCTTGGCCAGCTCGATTTCATAGATTCTGGATCGCAGTACTTTGAGGGCCTTTTCGAAGTTTTTGATTTGCGATTTTTGGTCTTGGCAAGTTACTACGATGCCGGTAGGCTCATGGGTAAGTCTCACGGCAGAATACGTCGTGTTTACCGACTGCCCTCCTGGCCCTGATGAGCAGTAGGTGTCTTTGCGGACATCGTTCATGTCGATTTGTACATCGACATCTTCCATTTCGGGAAGAACGGCGACCGTGGCAGCAGAGGTATGTACCCTGCCCTGTGTTTCTGTGGTAGGGATCCGCTGAACCCGATGGACACCAGATTCGTATTTGAGCATGCCATATACATCGGCGCCAGAGACTGTGCTGATGATTTCTTTGTACCCGCCTGCAGAGCCAAAGGTTAGGTCCAAGACGGTCAGGTTCCAGTTTTGCTTTTCAGCATAGCGCTCGTACATGCGGAAGATATCGCCCGCAAAAATGGCCGCCTCATCACCGCCTGTACCACTGCGGATTTCCAGGATACAATCTTTGGAATCATTCGGGTCTTTGGGAATGAGCATTTGTTTCAGCTCTTTCTCGTATTCGGTTTCTTTTTCTTTTAGCTCATCCAGCTCTGCTTTGGCCATTTCCCTGAAATCAGGGTCCTTTTCGGTTTCAAGTATTGCTTTTGAGCTTTTGATATTGTCCAGTACCAGTTTATATTCGTCAAAAACCTGGACGATTTTTTCCAAGTCTTTATATTCTTTGGTGAGCTTGGTGTATTTGCTCATGTCGGACATGGCGTCCGGCTGAATGATCAGCTGCCCCACTTCCTCAAATCGGTCTTTGATGTGCCCTAATTTATCAAGCATATAGTTTTTTATCTTTGCAAGCACAAAATTAAGAAAATTAGTGACATGGCGATAAACGGGACGGCTTCATTCAGGGGCAAACGCGTTTAGTGTTTTGAAGGGAAACAATTTTCGGGTAGGCATAGCTATCATCCGTGCCGCTGGCAGTACTTCGGGAGGTGGAGGAGCGCTTAAGCTCCCTAGGTTGAATCCGCAGGTTGCTAAATTTATCGTCCCACTGGCCCTTTGCCTCGATTTGTACATTGGAAACCGCAGAAGCCTGTCTTGCCGAATGGCGGGATGGGCTGAAAGAATGATGAGTTGATTTGGTTGGGGTAAAACTGGCTTTGGTGCAGTTTATGGCCTACCTTTGAAGTAACGAAAATGAAGAAGATGATACGGATTTTATTTATAATATTAGCGGGATTGTTGGTCTCTTGTGGCTCAAGAAAGAAGGTGGATCGGGAAGTATTCGATGCCGTCAATGAATCCATGGAGGTCAAAAAGGTCAATGAAGTGGATATCATTAACAAGGCCATCAAATGGGGCAATGAGATCAGTGCAGAAGCCCAACAAAAGTTGATGGAAAAATTGACCACGGCGATCAATGAAAAAGGAGTGGCAGGAGCAGTGGAGTTTTGCAATGTGGAGGCACTTCCCTCGCTGGATAAGGTGAGCAAGGAACACAAGGTCGTCGTAAGAAGGGTTTCCCATGATTACAGGAATCCTTCCGATCAGCCCAATGACAAAGAGCAAATGTTGCTTCAGGCTTACGAATACAATGAGGAAAATGACGTGGAGAATTCTCCAAATGTTCAGGAAATTGAAAATGGTGAAATTTTACTTTATACAAAAGCCATCACAATTCCTGGAGAGATGTGTTTGAATTGTCACGGTGATCCAAAAAACGATATTGATGAGGCTACCTTGGCAAAGATCGGAAAGCTATACCCCGAGGATAAAGCTATAGGCCACGATGTTGGCGATCTCAGGGGAATGTGGAGCATTGCCATTCCCAAAAAGGAAGTGGTAAAGAAGCTGTAGGATTCCAGTATGAAGTAGCAAGATGGAAGTATCAAGAGCCAAGGAGACGTGAGTCTTGGGAGAAATGAGCGTTACCGGGTTGTGCGGGGTTTCTGCCCCAGCACGGGCAAGTTTTGAGTCTCTGACTCAATTAAGGTGTTCCAGATTTGTTACCCTCCCAGTTATTACCATATATAATTATGAAAACTAATATTAATCCGTTCAACACTAATCAGGGAAGTACAGAAAAGACAACCGACAGTATGTAAGTTCAGGGTAGTTGGATGGATCAGTTCAGTTTCCAAATTCTTCATTCCGCATTCCTCATTAAATTCATCCCCCGACCATTTCCCCGATCCAGAAGGGCTGCATGGATTGGAAGGTAATGGTGCCTTCCTCGGCTTCCACGAAGGTGGCATGTTTGATATGGATAAATTGGCTTTCCACCGCAGTTTTCATTTCGATAAGGGCGCCATCTGGCGCATGCAATTGGATAGCGCTGTGAGGGAACCATTTTTTAAAGGATTTAGCCCTCACGGGAAAATAGCGGATAGGCCCATCAAAGACCACGATATTCACGAGGTCCAGTTTTTCTTCCAACTGAAATAGCTGTTGGTGATCGTAACCAATAATATTGACATCAGGATGCTTGGTGGCGATGAGGTATTGGAGTCCTTCCTCCAGGAAATTTTCCTGCTGCGAAGTCAAAAAACGCAGCGGGTACTGTTCTTCCAGTAGGTTGAAATGCTCTTTTTGAAATTCACTTGTAGCGAGGATCACGTCGATTTTAATGCCCCAAGACAGCACGGTATCCACCATCGGTTCGGCCACCAGCACAGTAGGCACCCACTCTAGCAGTGGGGCAATCTGCTCGTACGAAAGCTGTTCAGTGCCCATGATGAGCATGGCGGGCTCCTGCTGTTCTTTGACAAAATGATGTGAAGACATTACTCGGTTGTTTTGAAGGAATTTTTTTCAAATTAACGATATTTTCTTTGAAGATGGAAGAGGGAGTGTGTCCTGGGGCCATTGTGAGATTTTTTTACGATGAGCTACTGCATTCCTTTCGAATTACCCTTTGGCGAATCATAATAACTGCTAGTTTTTTTTTACTTTTATGGGGCAAAAGCCATCCGCAATATTGGGCGGAAGGAAGCATTGGGAGGTAGCGCAGACCCTTCCCGTTTTACCATAACTACTAAGCAAATGGCATTGACTAAACCGTTTAACTTCAGAAAATGGATTGACGAAAACAGGCACTTGCTGAAGCCACCTGTGGGCAATCAGCAGGTGTATAAGGGGAATGATGATTTTATCGTGATGGTCGTGGGCGGTCCCAATTCCCGAAAGGATTATCATTATAATGAAGGCGAGGAATTCTTCTACCAGCTAGAAGGAAATATCGTGTTGAAAGTGATCGATGAGGGCAAGCCAAAGGATATAGAAATCAAAGAAGGTGAAATTTTCCTTTTGCCACCAAAAGTACACCATAGCCCCCGACGTCCTGCCAATACGGTGGGGCTGGTTATGGAGCGCTATCGTCAAGAAGGGGAAAAAGATGGGTTTATCTGGTATTGTGAAAACTGCGGAAACAAGCTCTATGAGGAATATGCCGCGGTGACGGACATTGTCAGCCAATTGCCGCCTATCATGGAGCGTTTTTGGAGCAATCCTGATAATTTCACCTGTAAATCTTGTGGGACCAAAATGGAGAAGTAGCCTTAATAGGCTATCTGGGCAACCCGTTTCGGTGTTTTACATGAGCAATGTAGGGCATGATTACTGGAATGACCAATACCACAATTACAAAATGATATGACTGCATACCGTTATAGTTTGGCCTTTGCCCAGGAAAGGGATCGTGAAGATCCCCTGAGGAAATTCAGAAGTCGATTTTACTTTCCCAAGGTAAATGGTGCGGAAGCCATTTACTTTTGCGGCAATTCCTTGGGGCTTCAACCAAAGGCAGTCAAAGAGTACCTCGAGCGGGATTTGGATAGCTGGGCGACCAGGGCGGTGGATGGCCACTTTGATGGCGAGCAGCCGTGGTTTTCTGTCCATGAAAGGTCCAAGATCACCTTGGCAGAAATCGTTGGTGCCAAAAATCACGAGGTAGTCGCCATGGGAAGTTTGACCAGTAACCTTCATTCCCTTATGGTGTCCTTTTATCAGCCAGAAGGAAAACGAAATAAAATCCTGACAGAAGCGGGTGCTTTCCCTTCAGATATGTATGCACTGGAAACCCAGGCAAAACACCATGGATTGGATCCTGGTGAGGCCATTGTCGAAGTAGCACCCAGGGCTGGAGAGCATACCCTCAGGACAGCGGATATTCTAGAAGCGATATCAGCCCATAAGGATGAACTCGCTTGTGTGATGATGGCAGGCTTGCAGTATTATTCTGGGCAGGTGTTTGACATGGCAGCAATTACCAAAGCAGGGCATGAGGCAGGTGCTTTGGTCGGATTTGACCTTGCCCATGCAGTGGGAAATGCACCCTTACGATTGCATGAGTGGGGAGTGGATTTTGCGGCATGGTGCAGTTACAAGTACCTAAATTCGGGCCCCGGTAATGTGGCGGGAATCTATGTCCATGAGCGGCATGGTGACAAGCCGGAGCTGAATCGTTTTGCTGGCTGGTGGGGCCATGATGAAAAAGTGCGCTTCAAAATGGAAAAGGGTTTTGTTCCCATGTATGGTGCCGATGGCTGGCAGACATCCAATGGCAATGTCCTGGGGATGGCGGCACACCAGGCTTCCTTGGATATTTTCAAAGAGGCGGGGATGACAAGCTTAAGGAAAAAAAGCGTGCAGCTAACCGGGTTCCTAGAATACTTGATTCGTGAAATAAGCGGTGATAGCGGTGTGCTGGAGATCATTACGCCAAGTGTTGAGGAAGAGAGAGGCTGCCAATTGTCCCTGCTGATCCATAAAGGTGGAAAAGCCGTTTTTGATGAATTTTACAGGAATGGGATTGTTGGAGATTGGCGAAATCCCAATGTGATTAGGATTGCCCCGACACCCCT
It encodes:
- the kynU gene encoding kynureninase; its protein translation is MTAYRYSLAFAQERDREDPLRKFRSRFYFPKVNGAEAIYFCGNSLGLQPKAVKEYLERDLDSWATRAVDGHFDGEQPWFSVHERSKITLAEIVGAKNHEVVAMGSLTSNLHSLMVSFYQPEGKRNKILTEAGAFPSDMYALETQAKHHGLDPGEAIVEVAPRAGEHTLRTADILEAISAHKDELACVMMAGLQYYSGQVFDMAAITKAGHEAGALVGFDLAHAVGNAPLRLHEWGVDFAAWCSYKYLNSGPGNVAGIYVHERHGDKPELNRFAGWWGHDEKVRFKMEKGFVPMYGADGWQTSNGNVLGMAAHQASLDIFKEAGMTSLRKKSVQLTGFLEYLIREISGDSGVLEIITPSVEEERGCQLSLLIHKGGKAVFDEFYRNGIVGDWRNPNVIRIAPTPLYNSFEDVLRFARILEQSLSKFP
- a CDS encoding thiamine pyrophosphokinase, translating into MSSHHFVKEQQEPAMLIMGTEQLSYEQIAPLLEWVPTVLVAEPMVDTVLSWGIKIDVILATSEFQKEHFNLLEEQYPLRFLTSQQENFLEEGLQYLIATKHPDVNIIGYDHQQLFQLEEKLDLVNIVVFDGPIRYFPVRAKSFKKWFPHSAIQLHAPDGALIEMKTAVESQFIHIKHATFVEAEEGTITFQSMQPFWIGEMVGG
- a CDS encoding GNAT family N-acetyltransferase → MKIEGEHGITLNTWGGQHFHKLYPLANNPAIAKNLKDSFPQPYTLHHARFWIEHNIKFNPPQNFAIEKDGTLVGAIGIHKGENELRTNMELGFWLGEPFWGQGIATEAVKLFVPYLFKNFEVLRVFATVYDFNVPCMRVLQKAGFEEEAILKGGFIKNNTVGDMFQFVKLREDYL
- a CDS encoding Tll0287-like domain-containing protein, translated to MKKMIRILFIILAGLLVSCGSRKKVDREVFDAVNESMEVKKVNEVDIINKAIKWGNEISAEAQQKLMEKLTTAINEKGVAGAVEFCNVEALPSLDKVSKEHKVVVRRVSHDYRNPSDQPNDKEQMLLQAYEYNEENDVENSPNVQEIENGEILLYTKAITIPGEMCLNCHGDPKNDIDEATLAKIGKLYPEDKAIGHDVGDLRGMWSIAIPKKEVVKKL
- the prfA gene encoding peptide chain release factor 1; this translates as MLDKLGHIKDRFEEVGQLIIQPDAMSDMSKYTKLTKEYKDLEKIVQVFDEYKLVLDNIKSSKAILETEKDPDFREMAKAELDELKEKETEYEKELKQMLIPKDPNDSKDCILEIRSGTGGDEAAIFAGDIFRMYERYAEKQNWNLTVLDLTFGSAGGYKEIISTVSGADVYGMLKYESGVHRVQRIPTTETQGRVHTSAATVAVLPEMEDVDVQIDMNDVRKDTYCSSGPGGQSVNTTYSAVRLTHEPTGIVVTCQDQKSQIKNFEKALKVLRSRIYEIELAKHNEEVGAQRKSMVGSGDRSDKIRTYNYPQSRVTDHRINKTVYNLPDVMDGNLEEFTSALRFAENAERLKNSGMED
- a CDS encoding 3-hydroxyanthranilate 3,4-dioxygenase; the encoded protein is MALTKPFNFRKWIDENRHLLKPPVGNQQVYKGNDDFIVMVVGGPNSRKDYHYNEGEEFFYQLEGNIVLKVIDEGKPKDIEIKEGEIFLLPPKVHHSPRRPANTVGLVMERYRQEGEKDGFIWYCENCGNKLYEEYAAVTDIVSQLPPIMERFWSNPDNFTCKSCGTKMEK